One Ilumatobacter fluminis genomic window, TGCGGGTAGTGCGCGACGCAGATGGTCGGCGACGTGGGTCGCGAGCGGCCGGTTCCGTCCGCCCAGGAGCAGTGAGGTGAACAGCCCGCGTCGGCCGTAGCCGTGCACGGTGACGACCACGTCGACGTGCTCGACGAAGGCCGCGAGACGATCCGACTGATCGGGCGTGACGCGGATCGACGGGAGATGCGTCGTCCAGCCGGGCGGGTGGACGACGCCGTAATACGAGGCACCGGATCGCTCGGCGGCCTCGCGAGCAATCACGTCGGTCATCGCCTCCAGACCGCCGCCGTGGTAGGCCATCACGCCGAACCGGCTGCGGAGTTCGCATTCCTCGGTCACGTCGGGTGTGGCGAGCACCTCGGCGAAACTCGGCTGCGTCATCCCTCCATGGTCGCACGGACCTCGCGTTAGAGTCGGATCGATGCTGGTGTGGATGGACCTGGAGATGACCGGCCTCGATCACACCTCGGACGTGATCGTCGAGATCGCGACCCTGGTGACCGACGACGAGTTACAGATCGTCGCCGAGGGCCCCGACCTGGTCGTCCACCAGCCCGACGACGTACTCGCCCGGATGGACCCGTTCGTGGTCGACATGCACACCCGGTCCGGGCTCCTCGACCAGATCAAGGCGTCGACCATCACGCTGGAGGAGGCCGGAGCCGAGACGCTGGCGTTCATCAGGGAACACGCGCCGGTCGAGCGCACGGTGCCGCTGTGCGGCAACTCGATCGGCACCGACCGACGGTTCCTCGCCGCGTATCTTCCCGAGATCGAGGAGTACCTGCACTACCGCTCCGTCGACGTGTCGAGCGTGAAGGAGTTGGTCCGGCGCTGGTACCCCGACGTGCTCGGCGCCCGTGGATGGAAGCAGGGTGCCCACCGTGCGCTCGACGACATCCGCGAAAGCGTCAGCGAGTTGCAGATCTACCGTGACCTCGTCTTCGCCGGGCCCGACGACGTCGCCGCACGGCTGGCCGCGCTGAAGGCCGAGTCGGCCGACGCCGATCCGGTCGAACCGGCCGACGCGAGCACCGCGAGCGATGCGTCGCCGAACGGCTGAGTTCGTCGCGCTGACGGCGCTGCTCGCACTGGCGTCGTGCGCCAGCAACGAC contains:
- the orn gene encoding oligoribonuclease, encoding MLVWMDLEMTGLDHTSDVIVEIATLVTDDELQIVAEGPDLVVHQPDDVLARMDPFVVDMHTRSGLLDQIKASTITLEEAGAETLAFIREHAPVERTVPLCGNSIGTDRRFLAAYLPEIEEYLHYRSVDVSSVKELVRRWYPDVLGARGWKQGAHRALDDIRESVSELQIYRDLVFAGPDDVAARLAALKAESADADPVEPADASTASDASPNG
- a CDS encoding poly-gamma-glutamate hydrolase family protein, with translation MTQPSFAEVLATPDVTEECELRSRFGVMAYHGGGLEAMTDVIAREAAERSGASYYGVVHPPGWTTHLPSIRVTPDQSDRLAAFVEHVDVVVTVHGYGRRGLFTSLLLGGRNRPLATHVADHLRRALPAYEIVDDLDRIPTELRGVHPKNPVNAPRGGGVQIELPPRVRGSSPLWWDWHEPIVPHTRSLIDGLVTAVEDWPLD